One genomic window of Gossypium hirsutum isolate 1008001.06 chromosome D11, Gossypium_hirsutum_v2.1, whole genome shotgun sequence includes the following:
- the LOC107897382 gene encoding BUD13 homolog — protein sequence MASSLKEYLKRYETKNEEEEQKKKRKKKKKTKPESSGVLVVDEDPVWQKPVNLEEDEGNDSPDEKPLVDEDIEVKRMKRLEQIRLRRGYNAIAEDGSGWVSLSPKHANTVDPNSDISPPRRQRTRNDTPSPEPGLRHSNSEIEAKDLSPPRKPRSPGLKSDLSPPRRSRAHNEATLTREDSDLSPPCRRPARADSPEPRLKASRGGSDLSPPRKRRVRNDTPSPEALVNRADGTDLSPPRKRRVRNDTPSPEPLVNRTDGTDLSPPRKRRVRNDTPSPEPLANRAGAGLSPPRKRRARNDTPSPKRRVKPLREGADSDMSPPRQRSRHQRAQSPEPDMPPPRQSHAQTSELVHDSDLSPPRKSRRESTGPASLKQQPKTGLISGSDIREEISKTKKDDWLRFKEMDPSVSGRGAEPVFRDKTKGERISKEEYLKSKRKGEEKPKEKELEWGKGLAQKREAETRLQDLELEKSKPFARTRDDPELDNMLKDRLRWGDPMAHLVKKKQPELVLKDLGDAEKMKESGFIVPQDIPPHSWIVRKLDAAPNRYGIRPGRHWDGVDRSNGFEKKMFTKLNEKRATEREAYLWSVSDM from the exons ATGGCGAGTTCTTTGAAAGAATACCTAAAAAGATACGAGACCAAAAACGAAGAAGAGGagcagaagaagaaaaggaagaaaaagaagaaaactaaACCCGAATCATCAGGTGTTCTAGTGGTGGATGAAGACCCAGTGTGGCAGAAACCTGTTAATCTCGAAGAAGATGAGGGCAATGATTCTCCTG ATGAGAAGCCACTAGTGGATGAAGATATAGAAGTAAAAAGAATGAAAAGGCTAGAGCAGATTAGGTTGAGGAGGGGCTACAATGCCATTGCCGAAGATGGTAGTGGTTGGGTCTCGCTTTCTCCTAAACACGCTAATACGGTGGATCCTAATTCTGATATTTCCCCTCCTCGTAGGCAGCGGACACGAAATGACACACCTTCTCCAGAACCTGGGTTGAGGCATTCAAACTCTGAAATAGAAGCTAAGGATTTGTCACCTCCGAGAAAACCACGTTCCCCTGGTTTGAAATCTGATTTGTCACCGCCAAGGAGAAGTAGGGCTCATAATGAGGCAACATTAACAAGAGAAGATTCTGATTTGTCACCTCCTTGCAGGAGGCCAGCTCGGGCTGATTCACCAGAACCTCGACTTAAGGCTTCTAGAGGTGGTTCTGATTTATCTCCTCCTCGGAAGCGGAGGGTTAGGAATGACACACCCTCACCAGAAGCTTTAGTAAACAGAGCAGATGGTACTGATTTATCTCCTCCTAGGAAACGTAGGGTTCGGAATGACACACCTTCACCAGAACCTTTAGTAAACCGAACAGATGGTACTGATTTATCTCCTCCAAGGAAACGGAGGGTTCGGAATGACACACCTTCACCAGAACCTTTAGCAAACAGGGCAGGTGCTGGTCTATCACCACCTCGGAAACGAAGGGCGAGAAATGATACACCTTCACCAAAACGGAGGGTGAAGCCTTTGAGAGAAGGTGCTGATAGTGATATGTCACCTCCACGGCAAAGGTCAAGACACCAACGTGCACAATCACCTGAGCCTGATATGCCCCCACCTAGACAATCTCATGCCCAAACATCTGAGCTTGTTCATGATTCGGATCTCTCCCCTCCAAGGAAAAGTAGGAGGGAATCAACTGGTCCTGCTTCTTTGAAACAGCAACCCAAAACTGGTTTAATTTCTGGCAGTGATATTCGAGAAGAAATTTCAAAAACGAAGAAGGATGATTGGTTAAG ATTTAAGGAGATGGATCCATCTGTAAGCGGACGAGGTGCTGAGCCTGTATTTCGTGATAAGACAAAAG GGGAGCGCATATCAAAAGAAGAGTACCTTAAGTCAAAACGAAAAGGAGAAGAAAAGCCCAAG GAGAAAGAGTTGGAATGGGGCAAAGGCTTAGCCCAAAAACGTGAAGCTGAGACTAGGTTGCAAGATTTAGAACTCGAGAAGAGTAAACCATTTGCTCGAACAAG GGATGACCCAGAGCTCGACAATATGTTGAAGGATCGACTAAGATGGGGTGATCCTATGGCTCATTTGGTCAAG AAAAAACAACCTGAGCTGGTTCTTAAAGACCTAGGGGATGCTGAGAAAATGAAAGAGTCAGGGTTCATAGTTCCTCAAGATATTCCCCCGCATAGTTGGATAGTAAGAAAACTAGATGCTGCACCAAATCGTTATGGTATAAGACCAGGAAGACATTGGGACGGAGTCGATCGTAGTAATg GTTTTGAGAAGAAAATGTTCACCAAATTAAACGAGAAACGGGCAACGGAAAGGGAGGCGTATCTCTGGTCTGTATCCGACATGTGA
- the LOC107897383 gene encoding protein FANTASTIC FOUR 3, producing MTLCSSHLLLPSLIYFSLFLLALKLIMPYCYFYCYYYYSQFMLNKYYFCKKIVLSFLGLSNTNMVSPSPVSKCGLGLISANESNPDVIESSLLHLHNTKTISMPSTSPPKKKDPGGIRFIDDMGGGAGIDGLMSCTESLGFESCYERDDGDVDDRTNGYKHVKLCEDEIRDNNRWRIRKRREGRRHMKFPPPLSSLNQNGQPCFYLKPVRENGRLELTEVKIQRPEILRSVRQNGRLRLHLVSSDVCSNINQEEEEEEEENEAINQEEQEQEVLDLQEEEEEEEMKVEEVWKYRMNGKGSRRCHEMVMSHLHNDYHHRQHHHMNDHHSLHVWRQPCVSIR from the coding sequence ATGACCCTTTGTTCCTCCCATCTCCTTCTTCCCTCTCTCATCTATTTCTCCCTCTTTCTTTTAGCATTGAAACTCATCATGCcttattgttacttttattgttattattattattcacaaTTCATGTTGAACAAGTACTACTTTTGTAAGAAAATTGTCCTCTCTTTTCTAGGTTTATCAAATACAAATATGGTTTCTCCTTCTCCTGTTTCCAAATGTGGGTTAGGGTTGATCAGTGCCAATGAATCCAATCCCGATGTTATTGAGTCATCCTTATTACACTTGCACAATACTAAAACTATTTCAATGCCATCAACATCACCACCAAAAAAGAAAGACCCTGGTGGCATAAGATTTATAGATGATATGGGTGGTGGAGCTGGGATTGATGGACTTATGTCATGTACAGAGAGCTTAGGGTTTGAGAGTTGTTATGAAAGAGATGATGGTGATGTTGATGATAGGACTAATGGTTATAAACATGTGAAGCTTTGTGAAGATGAAATTAGGGATAATAATAGGTGGAGGATTAGGAAAAGGAGGGAAGGGAGGAGGCATATGAAGTTTCCACCACCACTATCTTCATTGAACCAAAACGGTCAGCCTTGTTTTTACCTAAAGCCTGTAAGGGAAAATGGGAGGTTGGAGTTAACTGAAGTTAAAATACAAAGGCCAGAGATTTTACGTTCTGTCAGGCAAAATGGTCGCTTGAGATTGCATCTTGTTAGCAGTGATGTTTGCTCTAATATCAAccaagaagaggaagaagaagaagaagaaaatgaagcgATAAATCAAGAAGAACAAGAACAGGAAGTACTTGAtttgcaagaagaagaagaagaagaagagatgaAGGTTGAAGAAGTATGGAAGTATAGGATGAATGGAAAAGGTTCGAGAAGATGTCATGAGATGGTTATGAGCCATCTTCATAATGATTATCATCACCGTCAACATCATCATATGAATGACCATCATAGCTTGCATGTGTGGAGGCAGCCATGTGTGTCCATAAGGTAA
- the LOC107941398 gene encoding uncharacterized protein translates to MDQIFLGLCHRLYNFITKYLATYAMKSVTLGDVSHQASAQLPSPGAESAISSSMTDQATHPVAEATPVEDSSLQAKVEPEPMYNHSESGIPSATSNEEKNEDVIEAAMSEARPPKKMVSINDTVEEMTATASKKKSKKKKRAEKMGSFDQEIEEPKPLKSILKVGSKIDYESNSLGST, encoded by the coding sequence atggatcaaatcttTCTCGGCCTTTGCCACAGGTTGTACAATTTCATCACGAAATATCTAGCAACATATGCCATGAAAAGTGTAACATTAGGCGATGTTTCTCATCAGGCTTCAGCTCAGTTACCTTCTCCAGGTGCTGAATCAGCTATATCGAGCTCCATGACCGACCAAGCAACACACCCTGTGGCTGAAGCAACACCAGTTGAAGACTCAAGTTTGCAGGCCAAAGTAGAGCCAGAACCAATGTATAATCATAGTGAAAGTGGAATTCCTTCTGCAACATCTAATGAAGAGAAAAATGAGGATGTTATTGAAGCAGCAATGTCTGAAGCTCGACCTCCGAAGAAAATGGTTAGCATAAATGATACAGTAGAGGAGATGACTGCAACTGCAAGCAAGAAGAAAagtaagaagaaaaaaagagcaGAAAAAATGGGTTCATTTGACCAAGAAATAGAGGAACCAAAACCTTTGAAATCGATTCTAAAAGTAGGGTCTAAGATAGATTATGAGAGCAACAGTTTGGGGTCTACCTGA
- the LOC107941397 gene encoding phosphoglycerate mutase-like protein AT74: MEENNHKNNHQSCKTRLLPKRIILVRHGESEGNLDTSAYSTIPDYKISLTEGGRAQARLAGSHLRDLVSSHGPCPDWRVYFYVSPYERTRSTLREIGKSFSKKRVIGVREECRIREQDFGNFQVEERMKIIKETRERFGRFFYRFPEGESAADVFDRVSSFLESLWRDIDLNRLHSDSSQDLNLIIISHGLASRVFLMKWFKWTVEQFERLNNLGNCEIRVMELGHGGEYSLAINHSDEELLEWGLSPEMIKDQKWRIDGNKADWNDHCTWYLRSFFDYESDSEDDVERS, from the exons ATGGAAGAGAACAACCATAAAAACAACCACCAATCCTGCAAAACCAGGCTGTTACCCAAACGTATAATCCTAGTCCGACATGGTGAGTCCGAAGGCAATTTAGACACCTCGGCCTACTCCACAATCCCCGACTACAAGATCTCCTTGACCGAAGGAGGCCGTGCCCAAGCCCGCTTGGCTGGTTCCCACCTTCGGGACCTTGTTTCCAGCCATGGGCCTTGCCCCGATTGGCGGGTCTACTTCTATGTCTCTCCCTACGAGCGCACCCGATCCACGTTACGGGAGATCGGGAAATCGTTTTCAAAGAAAAGGGTGATTGGCGTAAGGGAAGAGTGTAGGATTAGAGAACAGGACTTTGGGAATTTCCAGGTTGAGGAAAGGATGAAAATTATCAAGGAGACGAGGGAAAGGTTTGGGAGGTTTTTTTATAGGTTCCCTGAAGGTGAATCCGCCGCTGATGTTTTTGATCGTGTTTCAA GTTTTCTTGAATCTCTCTGGAGAGACATAGACTTGAATAGGCTTCATAGCGATTCTTCTCAGGACTTGAATCTCATAATAATCTCACACGGTCTAGCCTCACGGGTGTTCCTAATGAAGTGGTTCAAATGGACGGTTGAACAATTCGAGCGCTTAAATAATCTTGGGAATTGTGAGATTCGAGTTATGGAGTTGGGACATGGCGGTGAATATAGCTTAGCAATAAATCATTCGGATGAAGAATTGCTGGAATGGGGACTCTCTCCGGAAATGATAAAAGACCAGAAATGGCGAATTGATGGCAACAAAGCTGACTGGAATGATCATTGTACTTGGTATCTTAGGTCATTTTTTGACTATGAATCAGACTCAGAAGATGATGTTGAAAGAAGTTGA